The stretch of DNA agcatcacCACAATGCAATGACTGAAATAGGttaaacaaaaaagataaaagaaacaattgTTAGAAGTGGAAAAGCAATGTCCATAACACACTAACTCTGTGACTAATAGGAGGAAAGGAGGAAGTTAACCTCAGAACCAATGCACTTGCAATACAGTAGATTCCCCTAAAGGCACACCATGGGATATGTGTCGTGGTTAAACCAGGTGACAGATCAGTATATAGTCTCACCCAACCCCAAAAGAAATAGTTCTTCTGATTGGGTTCTGCAtattttacatctaccaaatttccCTTTCAAAGCTTTGGTCAATCATATCTATGATGGATGATATTTGCTCAAGATTCCAGACTATGAGCTTGAACCTGAAATTGCATAGTTTAAAGTGAAgattttaaccacacaaccatgtcttcACCCATTTTTGAAACACAATTAAATGACTGTTTAAGTTATGACTAGAATAGTGTTAATTAAAGTTAATTCTAATAACTTTCATTAACATTTTTTCTAGTGTATATTTAAATCTTTTGATGTGGAACAGATTGTTATTTTTGCAATCTGCCTAGTATTAAGCCACCTGtgttttcattgataaatatagCAAAATTTGATTGTGTAATATTATAAACAACTACACAAATTATTTTTGTGCTTAGGAAATATAATATGTTTGCAGCTTAACTCCTGATGGAAATATGTTCTAGAAGCTAAAGCATATGGTTGACATAGAAGAGATATTTACAGAACCATAATcatcacagttctatatttaagggatgaggaattatgtacattatttacattatttacattcgacggatatttctcctcattttgtttgttgttaacacaacgtttcggctgatacaccgtccagccttcttcagaggtcttggggaaatttcaaacctggtttctcattcctaaggtatttttcgatgttgttgttattattattattattattattagtgttcaggtcactgcttgaaatcgaatgggaatcttggggttagtagcctgcgcacTTAACCACTACTGCATATGCCCGTGGTATATAGCGTAGTGACATAATCATCATACTCATAAAAATGTTTATTAACTACATTAATACATAGCCATATTTGCAACATTAAACTGTCATTACTACTAGAGGGATGACTGGAAAATTAAgacatcaattttattttattttattttattttatttatttgtgtaaaatAGAAGATTGTATGATTGCATGAACTGAAAGTTGATGCTGAAGAGAATTAAGTGGATAATATATATCTCTAAGATTTGAACTAgcaaggaaatatattttttttattatagtttaaccttttagcatttagattgGCCATACCCAGCCCAAGCTATTCAAACTaaccagattcagcctctcacacctacccttcaatgtcattctaaaagcaatcacatcattgaaatttcaaaccaGTGAGATAATGTGtaattaattccaaacaatgttcataaataagtattacatttgacagaataatccgaATGTTGAAGAGTTAAGGACAGTTTTATGTCCCATTTAGGGCACTAAAGATTATCTACTGTGATAAAATGGGTACCAGAAAGCTCAATATTATCAACtaggaaattttaattaatcaaaattataCCCTTTGTGGTGAGAAGAATCTATCATAATAGGAAAGAAGGGTTTTGCTCATGACCCTTTGCAAGGCCTCCAAAAtggtggatgaggaggaggaaggttTCTTCAAACCAGAAACCTGACTGAAATGCTTGCATCAAAATGGGCTCCACTAAAAGCAACCATTGTGTTAAATGGTAGTGTTAAACTGTGTGATGGATTAATAATACTACAAAACAACCTATCCAATGTTCAAATGTTTCCATCagtctgttttgtgtgtgtgtgggtgggggggtcAGTTCCTTATTTATCAAACTTGGAAAAATGAGAAGCAAAGTTCAcattagcagaatttgaaatgaTAATGTAAGGTGCCAAATACCACAATGCATTCTGTCTGCTCTAACGACATTACCAATTTCCTGCCTACAGAAGAGTAACATTAGTGATATACTTACAGTTATGCTGAAAATGTATgccaacaattataataattaaaattttctaatttaatttattgtaGAAAGGAGAACGTTAGATTTTAACTACTGTCTAATGATGAAGTTTATTTAGATATTAGTTTTTTTAACTGGCATAGCACTTAAGTAAAGATTAAGAAGACAGAAGCATGACTATACTGATAAAGATAAGACTCTCTCTCCACCACCACATTCCATATTTAATCAACTGTAATTAATTAACTGAAGTTTTAGGGTTGTCTCCTTAACCTTTCCTTGACCTTGTGGTTTAAGGTACATTCCCTAATGCATGGTCtctggctgaccaatgctttgagtGTGAGactggtaggtggaaactgcaagaagcccacagacatatgcacacacggacacacacacacacacacatgcacatacacatacactcacatacacagacacatggatacttatacaacaggcttctatcagtttctgtctaccaaatctattcacaaggctttgtgtcttctactatagccctaggctacTGATCccaaagccacatggttgcaaagcaaacttttaaACTATTCGGCTATATACCTGCACCTTCAGACATGTCTGCAtttatgttaatgttattattatggcAAATTATCAGAATCATTATGACACTGAAAAAATTatgccttgtacttattccagatgttgtttttttttatgttctaagttcaaatcctggagaggaactttgcctttcatccttttggggttgataaagtgcCAGTCAGGTACTGAAACTGATGTACTTGACTAACCCTGTCACCCTAAAATAGATGGCTTTGTGCAAAAGAATTTGAaacagattattattactattattattattgtcctctcatcctttcaagatcaaagaaaaaaaagcatcagtcgagtattggggtcgatgtagttgactgtTCCCCTCCCccagtttcaggccttgtgcctatagaaaggagctggcagagtcgttagcatggcaggcaaaatgtttagcagtattttgtcagttgcaatgttctgagttcaaattctgctgaggtcaactttgcctttcattctttcgggatcaaatggtgggttaatgtaatcaactagtcccctcccttcaaattttaggccttgtgtgcctgtagtagaaaggattattattgttgttgttattattgtcattatttttctattttccctttcatccttctaaggtcaataaaatgaagtaccagccaAGTGCTAGGGTTGGTGCTACTGATTAAGCCCTTCCCCTCAATATTGCTGGCCATGCCCCTAaatcagaagccattattattattatcattttttttaatgaaaactcacaacttattttgctgagtatgatggaaagtatcagctgtccacagccagcagactaaggtgacactttttaactggtcatgcttcaagaaccttgcacagaattcttgcagttccaaagcatattttattgtgtttggggagaatcattctgttttaataccttattaattaacacactcaacggttcaatttccactcatttacattttatttttttgatttccactcatttacttatttattctttctggaaaaaataaataagtaaatgagaggaaatcgaaccagtgagtgtgttaattaataaggcattaaaacagaatgactctccccagacacaataaattattattcttattatgcaAATTTTGCCAAAACCCACTAGCCTGCCAAGTTATTGTTCAGATAGCTTTAGTATCTCTATGGAAACACTGTTGAGTGTATATAATTTACAACTATTGATGGCATTCgtgatttatttaattttgaagttTTTATTACAGTCAAGTGATACAAAGAGATTGCTAATTGGGATTGTTAattattctttgaaatatttattgccaAAATATTTGTCTGTTTTTAAGGATTTCAAGAGCCAACAGTTAAGAATAGAAATCAAAATTGCAtgcactctactactactactactactactactactactactactactactaccactactactactactactactactactcagcaTATTTGACAatcataattcatttttatttccagGAAACAGAGAGAGTCTGTTTGACTCCAGTTATGGTGAAGATCTCTTCAAGAGGTGGGAGATACGTCTCTATGGTGAAAGTTACAGTCGCCCTGAAAGACATAGTCCCCAAAGATCCCCTGAAAGGGAAAGAAGGTACAGATCATCAAGTCAGGAATCGGACAGACACTCCAGATATAGCAGATATTCGGAGAGTCCTTACAACAGGTACCCTAGCTATGGCGGTGGTTCCAAAGAACGCTACAGCAGATATGACCGATTCCGAAGGTCAGAGTCATATGATCTATCCCAAAGGTCAGAGTCACATGACCAATATAGACGGTCAGAGTCATTTGACCTTGGCTCCGATTACGACGCCAGGTATGATGATAATTTTAGACGAAACCTAAGAAGAAGAACTAGTGATAGTGACTATTCAATAGACACAGATGATGAAACTAAACCCTGGTCAATGAGAGGCAGACACCATGAAAAGCGAGAGGAAAAATATTCCAAGGAAACTACTGATCCTACATCACCAAGACCATATGATGAGCTGGACAGTACTTCAAGAACTACGAGAGAAACTTTAGAGCAAAAGTTACAAGTGAAGGAGACAAAGAGGATTTCTGATAAGTCTATTGAATCTGTGGAAGAGAAGTATAGTGCTTTGACAAAATCCCTTTTTGCTGATTCTGCTGGTTCTAAAGAAACTACAACTGACAGGACAGAATATATTAGTAGCtcaaaagaatataaaacagataGTATTGGTATGGAGGAAGATAAGAAACTAGAATTTCAGGATGTCTCTTATGATTCAAGTCATCAAAAATACAAGCTATCATATGAAACGGAGAGTTCGGATGTTTTTGTAGACACAGAAGTTCCCACTAAGAAAGTAACAGAGACACCTGAGAAGGTAACTGATGTTCCCACTGAAGTCCCTGAGAAAGCAGCTGATATACCAGTTGAAGTACCTGAGAAAGTAGTTGATGTTCCTGCAGATGTACCTGAAAAAATAGTTgatatttctgttgaagtacCTGAAAAAGTAGCTGATATACCCATAGAAGTACCTGAGAAAGTAGCTGATATACCTGTTGAAGTACCTGAAAAAATAGTTgatatttctgttgaagtacCTGAAAAAGTAGCTGATATACCCACAGAAGTACCTGAGAAAGTAGCTGATATACCTGTTGAAGTACCTGAAAAAATAGTTgatatttctgttgaagtacCTGAAAAAATTGTTGATATTCCCACAGAGATCCCTGAGAAAGTAGCTGATGTTCCCACTGAAGAACCTGAGAAAATAGttgatatttcttttgaaatacctGAAGCAGTTGCTGAAATTCCTGTAGAGGTACCTGAGAAAGCAGCTGACATTCCTGTTGAGGTGTTTGAGAAAGTCGCTGATGTTCCCACAGAAGAACCTGAAAAAGTTGCTGATGTCCCCACTGAGAAAGCAGCTGAAATTACTGTTGAAGAACCTGAGAAAGCAGttgatatttcttttgaaatacctGAAACAGTAGCTGATATTCCCACAGAGCTACCTGAGAAAGTAACTGATGTTCCTGCTGAAGTACCAGAAAAAGCTCCTGAGGTCTCTACGGATGTAGCAGAGAAGACAGCTGATGCTCCCACCAACATAGCTGAAACTATAACTGATGTTCATGTTGAAGTAAGGGAGGAAATATCAGAGGTCTCTACAGATGTAGCAGAGAAGACAGCCGATGCTCCCACCGACATAGCTGAAACAATAACTGATGTTCATTTTGAAGTGAGTGAGGAAATATCAGAAGTCTCTACAGATGTAGCAGAGAAGGTACATGATACTCCAAGTGATATGCATGAAACAGTATCAGAGGTCATCACGACCGATTCATCTGAGAAGATTACTGATGTTTCCACTGAGATAACTGAGGTGTTTGAGGTTACCACTGAGGTAACTGAAAGAAAATCTGAGATTTCCACTGATATAACTGAAGAGACTACTAGTGTTTCTGCTGATGTAACTGAGTTAGAATCTGATATAGTTGCAGATGTAGCTAACAAGGAACCAGAAACTATTACTGTTATATCAGAGACCATTACAAATGTAATTGAGAAAAGATCCAATATTGACACTGAAGAAACAGGAAAAGAAGTAGATTTTTCCTTTACAGTATCTGAGGAGAATGTACAAGTTGGAGAAAAAGGAGATGTTGGTGTAACTGAAGAAAGGACGGTTGTTGTAGATAAACAAGACCAGGAACAATGTTTTAGCATTGCAGTATCAGATGAAAACGTAAATATTGTTTCTGATGTAACAGAAGGACAGGATGGTAAAGTTCATATGACAACAGAAGACCAAGAAATCACTGTGGAATTTGATAGTGATAAGTTTGGCCAGTTACAGAGTGAAGTAACAGTAGAAGGTGTCAAGGAAAAAACTGAAACAGTCACAGAATCTTATGGTGTAGAAACTGAGGTGAAAACAGAAAAGGTGGACATAATCAGTGGTGAAGGTACTCATATTGAAGTACCTGATACAAAAGATGTCAAAGTAGTCGATGTTCACACCGAAGTACATCAGCAACATGGTGGACTTCTCACTGAAGATGAAGCTAAAGAAGGAGGTGTTCATGAAGAAGTATCTTATCAAAAAACAGAAGTGTATACTGAGAAAGGAGCTGATGGGTCTACTAAAACTACTGAAGTAACATCTACAATAACTGAGAAAGGATCTGAAGGGTCTAGTCAAACAACTGAAGTAATAACCACAACTACTACGAAAACTGTTAAGGGAAAATATGAAAGTTCAGAAATGGAAGGTACTGCAAGTGAAGTCCTCTCCAGTGAAGTACAAGTGGAACAATTTGATGACTCAGTTGAAAAAGAAATACCAAATGGTGCAGAGTCGGTTCTGGTAGAAGTAAAGACTGGATTATCAATAAGCCCTGAAAGACAACAAACATTTAGCTTTGATTTTGTACAAGATGCTCAGGGGGAAATGGAGAGTGTTGCTGGAGCTTCTTCTTCCACAGTAGAACAAAGTTTTACCACAGAAACATTCACAGAAAATGGAACTGAACGTGAAGTTACTTTGTCACATGATAAAGAAGTAATAATTGAAGAATATGAAACCTTTTCAATTCCTcctggccaaaatatttttgtggaaAATAAAAGTCAAATTGAACAACTTTGTGAGTTAAgtgaggagaaaagaaaagaaataattgataGTTCTGAACGGGAATTCAGTTTACTAGAGCAGACACCTGATACTAAGTTAAAGTATACAACTAAGAGTGAACAGGAAAATACTGAATATGGCCAGTGGGACATTTCAGAGAAATTAGTAAAGGATGGAGTAATCAACACTGACGAAGCACTCAATGAGAAATATCAGCAGTTAAATCAGAAAATAGAAGGCAAACAGAAGGATCATGAAATAATTAGTGCTAGTGATGATTCTCTGACATTTGATAATAAGACAGGTGTAGTATCTAGTtcccttgctgctgctgctgttcatgAAGAGAAACTTGATACATCAACAAAAACAGAACTACACCAGTCTGAGGCTACAGGAGAATATAGTAACTATATATCTTCAGATAAAGAGCGTGAAAAACCTCTTATCACCGACTTGCAATCAGATATTGGAAGTAAAAGCGTTACTGAAAGTCAAGAagttgaagaaataaataaacagagaatatCAGAAATAAGTGATATTCATAAAGAAGAAATTTCAAGAAAAGATGTGGAAGATTTTGCTGAATCTTTTGTTCATAAAATTattgaagaagaaatgaaagaaaaatcttCTAGTACTGATTCATCCACATCTAAACTGACCAAAGATTTAAAAACAGAAACTGGACCTTCTGATGGTTTGGCTAAAGACAATGCATTTGAACAAACTGCAACTATTGTCAATGTAGAAcctgatgaagaattaggaaaAGTCGCCAAGGATGTGGAtaagaaactgaaacaagaatataCTGTCGAAATGCCAGTATCACCTGACCAAAGAAACCTCtcagtaaatgaaaatattagcAATGAATCTCAATCAACTTTTAAATATGAAGAAACTAAACTGATGAAGGATGAACGCACAGTTCACACTAGCTCACCTGTTATTGAAGAAATGGTGTCACCATTTGATCAATCAGAAGAAGTGCATCGAGGCATTGTTGAAGAGCCTGATGAAGAACGTGTTGTTTCAAAGAGTAGTAAAAAGGAGAATGTATTTTTCGATACTAATGATTTCGAATTGAGTAACATTTGCCAAGATGTTTCTAAAGATGAAGTCAAAAAAATAACTGACACACCCCAGCCTCCTATAAGCAAAGATTTTTCTGATAACCAAGAATATACAAAACAAGAATTGGATTCAAATAGGGGTGTACAAAAGGAAGAAACAGATTACAAATCTACAGAAGTGAGGGAAAAATTGGAATTCAGAGAATCGCCTAGTGACTCATCGAGTAAAAAGGCTGCTTTTATTCACCATGAGGATAGTTGTGAATTTGGCTTTGATTCAGAGACTGCTTCAACTGACGATGCTGCTGATACACAGTTTTCTAGCTCTAAGAGTAGGTTAATGTATTCCAGGAGGACTGTTCAGTCATCAGATCTTGATAATAAAGGTTATGAAAGATCTTTTGATGAAGTGTCTGGTGTTTCCAGTACGGATGATCTGGAAATGAATGAAGATGCTTCTGCATCTAAATTCTACAGACGAAGAACTTTTCAGAGACAAAATACAGATGATCAACTAGAGGAAGACCAATGCTATACTGAAAGACCTTTTGAATCATGGAGCACTTCTGAACATTATGAAACTGGTAGGAAATCTTACAAACTAGGAGGAAATATTGGAAAAGAAGATTTACCGTCAGAAAGTGATGGAGTATGGACAAGGAAACCAATATTTTCTGAGGATTCCTTATCTTATGTCTCTGAACAGGCAAGTATCTCCAGTGAATCTTTCCGGGGTATTGATACAGAGTCGAATAGAACAAGTTCCTTAGAAAGACAGTTGTCCGAGGATGAAACTTTCTTCCTAAGACAAACTTCTATAGATTCAGATCGACTAAATTACCAGTTTCCTGATGATGTAAATATCTCTCAAAGACAAAAATTTGATCCAGAAGAATTTTTTTATCGGCAAATTTCAGAAGATGCTGCATATGATAAACAGACTTCAAAGGAAAGACATTCTGATCAAAGACAAATTTCAGAAGACACATCTTACCAAAGACAGAGTTCAGAAGATGCGGGTATAAGGAAGAAACAAGAGGTTAAAGATATTGAGCATCAGTCATCTGAAAGTTCTGAGCCTAGTGACAGTCAGACCAGACATCTTCATAGAGAGAGCGAGGATTACAGTGTAGTTACTAAAAAAGAATATGAAgcagatggagaagaagaaattGATGAATCTCACAGAACAAAGCATTTAGATACTGCTGAACAAAGTGTAACTGAAAAatcagaaacaataacaacaactgaaaAATCAGTGAAAGAATCAAGTCAAATTACTACAAGTACAGAATCTAGTGAACACTCAAAAACAACTACCGAGGGCGGCCAGAGTCCTGAACAACAAAGTTCTAGAAAATCCAAAAGTCAATCACCTAGTCAAGTTGTTGCGAGCTCAGAATCTACTGAACGCTCAAAGAAAACTACTGAGGGCAGTCGAAGTCCTGAACAACCAAGTTCCAGAAAATCCAAAAGTCAATCACCCATGCCTCAAGATGCATATCAGATTGAACAGTTATTAAGAGCAGCTCGTATCAAATCACCTACCAtggaagaaatattaaaagacaGGTAAGTCAGTATTTCATGTTGAGAAGTATATCATgtgattttatataaaattatatagaatCTTTGTTAGGAAATATAATGGgatttataattaaacatttttacATAAATTTAATTTGGCTCAAGCAATATATTGGCACATTCTAAAACATAAAATGTATTGACATTGTCTATATGAGATCAGCTAAATCTAAAATTAgtacaatatataatttaaaatatttctattttagaaatatttattcttaaaaggttctaatttattttaaagtatttataaCTTTATTCACTTTTTTAGTTTTCTGCAATTTACATTAGTATTGGgaaaaaatctatttaaaaaaactttaaaaggAAACTATTAACTGTTAAACCAATGTTTTTATGTTGTATTATAGATAATATCCTTAGGCCTCGCAGGAAAAGTCTCTTTAcaacaatattaattttatttgtttctttaataaAAACACTTCATAAAGCTTTCGTACTTTGTTATTAAGCACCAGACATCTCATATCTACAGAGCAATttgttctttttctctgtttttttttttttttttttttttttcacaactatTTTATCTGTAAATTTAAAATTGTAAGGTATATCAGAGGAGAAATATTGAATTAATAGCTGTAAAATCTTATGATGTTAGTATTGAGCAATACACATTTTGACTGATCCTTAGAACTGAAATTAGAAATTAATCTGTTTATATACCATTTATAACAATTTAAACGTTTTTGGCTGTTATCAGACTACTATATTAATACAATGTTCATTCTGGTATAAAAACCCTACAAATTACTCTAATGTTAAGAGATAATTTACAAAGAGGAAGAGAGTGACTGAATAATGAGAGGACGAGCAAGAAGTAATATAAGTAATATTTgctgcaaaatattttatgaaccAGCATGTGAAAGCATCTTGATAtgaagtgtgtttgtttgtgtgtctaagtgtctatatatatgtattactgtatatgtgtgtatatatatatatatatatatatatatgtattactgtatatgtgtgtgtatatatatatatatatatatatatatatatgtatatacacacatatatatatgtaagtatatatgtatatgtgtatatatatacgtgtatatatatatgtatatatatacatatatatatatgcatatacatatatatgtatgtatgtatatatattatatatatatataatatatatatatatatatatatatctatatatatatatacatatatatatatatatatatatatatatgtatatatatgtatgtatatatatctatatctatatttatatatatctatatctatatatctatatatatatatatatgtgtgtatgtatgtatgtatgtatgtatgtatgtatgtatgtatgtatgtatgtatgtatgtatgtatgtatagtcatttCAAGGATGTTTTGTCCTCATTACTGATTAATAAATCCAAAAGTTTCACTGGTTTAATCTCCATTACATTAGAAGAAAATCTCCACAAT from Octopus sinensis linkage group LG2, ASM634580v1, whole genome shotgun sequence encodes:
- the LOC115229254 gene encoding titin homolog isoform X1 yields the protein MDYLKRSRPYTSQILSDVNRYKSSHEDITRYRSGHEDINRYKSSHEDITRYRSSHDDSKRYKSSHEDVNRYKSSLEDSNRYKSSLDDTNRYKSGLEDTNKYISSLDDTNRYKSSLEDTSRYKSSLDDTSRYKSNLEDTSRYKSSLNDTSRYKSSLEDTSRYKSSLDDTSRYLSSLDDTSRYKSSLDDTSRYLSSLDDTSRYKSSLDDTSRYLSSLDDTNRYKSSLEDTTRYKSSVEDTTRYKSSHEDISRYKSSNEIASSRRSKVSYSDNVSSMYLTDLDLTDAGSYSSKATNKYGTTHTSSSFDIQGVRHRRKKKEDLETETRFITYDGTQVDPLSPPVILLPLVDEYRNIGESVTFSITVRSQSDVEVTWSHNEDIIQPSSKYSISKEHDVYYLSISDLNPNDAGCWRCLAINYYGQAQTACELTVYNYTLERYRAPKFLQGLHNIVVSEGASVKFRCKISAHPEGKIIWFKNRQPIKDDNVYKISEESSEIFSLFINEVIREDIGFYMCQAINQAGSSSSEAKLSVETQEKPLSLLERNPLSKEHSQPPEDDEEEQPKYTCMPEFTTKLKNKLAQVDNPIRLSCSVSGVPDPTIQWYKNGEKIHNGLTYVIKNSSGLLTLDIPCVSSKDEGQYVCEASNSHGTVSCSSTISLQGSNRSLSKISDYETPVFLDTPLCCTAACGEDAMFNCVATGHPSPSFKWSKDGINVEDNRRCQVFVDNHGGCRLIIHKVEENDSGLYSCTAHNSAGRTTCSTRLRIVGVSATHSRQTSQERSYSLQKFEKAPDLDVADRMLTPGQPPYFTMMLAKKIELNEGEKLRLDCSIEGIPSPVITWQKGVRQLTYDARHRIIAYGTLQTLEIPAVMITDRGEYIVRAANVFGIIETSCSVTVNKKSKKGYDRQYNKMKGSVSRRSASTEEDTTKLQGITVSHVTIPRGKAPFFVKHLPHTIDVIEGTDVRLDCVVKTQKPVPQIEVTSDRQTIEGGVKSASQTVEPAEKMTPSHVSDYKVTTSAAAAPCSGEEREIDPSFTQKFDDIVVTEGDDAVLECKTSGESDVRWLKDGEALSSSDHITIVCKGGLHQLHIHKCTGDDEAIYTCISSAGGKSASCMAMLSTKRNRESLFDSSYGEDLFKRWEIRLYGESYSRPERHSPQRSPERERRYRSSSQESDRHSRYSRYSESPYNRYPSYGGGSKERYSRYDRFRRSESYDLSQRSESHDQYRRSESFDLGSDYDARYDDNFRRNLRRRTSDSDYSIDTDDETKPWSMRGRHHEKREEKYSKETTDPTSPRPYDELDSTSRTTRETLEQKLQVKETKRISDKSIESVEEKYSALTKSLFADSAGSKETTTDRTEYISSSKEYKTDSIGMEEDKKLEFQDVSYDSSHQKYKLSYETESSDVFVDTEVPTKKVTETPEKVTDVPTEVPEKAADIPVEVPEKVVDVPADVPEKIVDISVEVPEKVADIPIEVPEKVADIPVEVPEKIVDISVEVPEKVADIPTEVPEKVADIPVEVPEKIVDISVEVPEKIVDIPTEIPEKVADVPTEEPEKIVDISFEIPEAVAEIPVEVPEKAADIPVEVFEKVADVPTEEPEKVADVPTEKAAEITVEEPEKAVDISFEIPETVADIPTELPEKVTDVPAEVPEKAPEVSTDVAEKTADAPTNIAETITDVHVEVREEISEVSTDVAEKTADAPTDIAETITDVHFEVSEEISEVSTDVAEKVHDTPSDMHETVSEVITTDSSEKITDVSTEITEVFEVTTEVTERKSEISTDITEETTSVSADVTELESDIVADVANKEPETITVISETITNVIEKRSNIDTEETGKEVDFSFTVSEENVQVGEKGDVGVTEERTVVVDKQDQEQCFSIAVSDENVNIVSDVTEGQDGKVHMTTEDQEITVEFDSDKFGQLQSEVTVEGVKEKTETVTESYGVETEVKTEKVDIISGEGTHIEVPDTKDVKVVDVHTEVHQQHGGLLTEDEAKEGGVHEEVSYQKTEVYTEKGADGSTKTTEVTSTITEKGSEGSSQTTEVITTTTTKTVKGKYESSEMEGTASEVLSSEVQVEQFDDSVEKEIPNGAESVLVEVKTGLSISPERQQTFSFDFVQDAQGEMESVAGASSSTVEQSFTTETFTENGTEREVTLSHDKEVIIEEYETFSIPPGQNIFVENKSQIEQLCELSEEKRKEIIDSSEREFSLLEQTPDTKLKYTTKSEQENTEYGQWDISEKLVKDGVINTDEALNEKYQQLNQKIEGKQKDHEIISASDDSLTFDNKTGVVSSSLAAAAVHEEKLDTSTKTELHQSEATGEYSNYISSDKEREKPLITDLQSDIGSKSVTESQEVEEINKQRISEISDIHKEEISRKDVEDFAESFVHKIIEEEMKEKSSSTDSSTSKLTKDLKTETGPSDGLAKDNAFEQTATIVNVEPDEELGKVAKDVDKKLKQEYTVEMPVSPDQRNLSVNENISNESQSTFKYEETKLMKDERTVHTSSPVIEEMVSPFDQSEEVHRGIVEEPDEERVVSKSSKKENVFFDTNDFELSNICQDVSKDEVKKITDTPQPPISKDFSDNQEYTKQELDSNRGVQKEETDYKSTEVREKLEFRESPSDSSSKKAAFIHHEDSCEFGFDSETASTDDAADTQFSSSKSRLMYSRRTVQSSDLDNKGYERSFDEVSGVSSTDDLEMNEDASASKFYRRRTFQRQNTDDQLEEDQCYTERPFESWSTSEHYETGRKSYKLGGNIGKEDLPSESDGVWTRKPIFSEDSLSYVSEQASISSESFRGIDTESNRTSSLERQLSEDETFFLRQTSIDSDRLNYQFPDDVNISQRQKFDPEEFFYRQISEDAAYDKQTSKERHSDQRQISEDTSYQRQSSEDAGIRKKQEVKDIEHQSSESSEPSDSQTRHLHRESEDYSVVTKKEYEADGEEEIDESHRTKHLDTAEQSVTEKSETITTTEKSVKESSQITTSTESSEHSKTTTEGGQSPEQQSSRKSKSQSPSQVVASSESTERSKKTTEGSRSPEQPSSRKSKSQSPMPQDAYQIEQLLRAARIKSPTMEEILKDRQFPPVFVKELPRLLEAKIGEDAKMTCVIRYIVKVEWKKMGKKIEKDKRRRMITDDSGNLTLHIKNVQNSDSGIYSCIATESDGTITETQCVLIVRGKKE